The window TGCTGACCCAGAACCCCCatgtttttagagacagggtctcagtaagttgcttagggtctcactaagttagtgaagctggctatgaacttgggatcctcctgcctcagcctccagacccaatgtgattataggtgtgtatcaccaATACCCATAAGCTGGTGACATTGGACACATTACCTACCCTCAGAGCCTCAATTTTCTTATTAAGGAAATGAGTTATAAGAGAGAATGTAGTGAGAAAATACATGTGCTCAGCATGACCTTCACAGCCCTACAACCTGCTGACCTGCTGCTGGCCCCCTAGACCCCAGTCCTTTGGTGGCTTCATCTGAACTGCCTGGCCTACCAACAGGCCTGCCCCAtgacctcctcccctccctttcacCTGCCCTTCCCAGAGAGACTCAGCTCCCTGGGTGTGGTTAGCACATGacaagggctggggtatagcttagtggcagaggggtacaaggccctgggttccatccctagcactgccaaaaaaaaaaaaaaaaaacctgacctGAGAGGTCATTTACCCTGGGACAACTAGTAGCCTGGCCTGtccacctccacctcccaggAGCACCGCAGAATAGGCCATCAGGCTCCAGCGGTCAGCTGGAGAGCAGTTCATTCTGGATAGAAGCTGCAAGACCTCACTGCCCTCTGCAGTTTCAGGGGTGGGGCTGGATGCCCCTTGACTGCCAGCTGGGGCTCTCAGGGATCATGGGAGATCTGGGCAGGGAGCACTCCAAGGCCAGGTAGGAGTGGCTCCTGTCCTCTTCACACAGAAAAACCCACGGGCAGTGAGGCAGGCTGAGGAGATGCGGGGCCTGGAACAGCTGCACATGGACATCGCCGTGAACTTCAGCCAGGGCGGCCTGCTGAGTCCCCATCTTCACAACGTATGCGCTGAGGCCGCAGATGCCATTTACACCCGCCAGGAGGATGTCCGGTTCTGGCTGGAACAAGGTCAGTTAGTTGCTGGGCCCTGTCTGCAGCACGGCAGAGAGAAGGGGGTGGAGGGACATCACAGATGGTCGAAGGGGCACCTCACTGAGGGGCTCCTTCATTTGTTCAGgagatgtttattgagcacctgcagAGATGAGTCAACCTGGGGTCAGAGATGTAGACGCCTAATTCCTGTTCCTAGGAGCTTCCTGGGCAGGGCTGGCGGAGGGGGCTAGATTGACAAAGCTTTAAGTCTGGCAGAGTGCATAATAATGAGCCCGGGCATTCAGGGGTGGAACCTCTAAGCCAGGAAGGCTTCCTAGAGAAGTGGTGCCTGTGTAGCTGTCAGTAAGGGTCATTCAGATGAAAGGGACTCATTCCAGGAGGGACACGGGACTGCCAGACCCTTCAGAGGGAGATTCTCCGACTCTCCCCCATATCCCTGCCCTTGGGACACAGACCTTCCGTCATGAGAGGGGATCACAGGCACCCATTCTTCCCTGCCTGCCTCTGCTGCTGCCTCCCAGAAATCAGTTTTGCACCATCCCCGGTGCCAGTGTCTCCCCCATGATTCTTGATACCTCTCCCCATGATCCCTGGGACCTGCCCACAGCTCTGTACAGTCCCTGTGTGAATTCAACACTGGCCCAGCTCTCTGTGCCCTTCCCAGGACTGCCCCAGGTCCTCTATGTGGGAGGAACAGGAAAACATCACCATTCCAGCTCCTGGCCCCTGATCTCTccacccagcctcctgagcctagAGAAATGCGTGCTGTTCCCTGGGCGGGACTGGATTGAGAGATGCTCATAGGGCTAGCCATGCCTGGCTCACCACTTCCCCATGTGCTGTGCCCCAAACTAAGGCATAAGCCTGACACTAACACCCCACAGAAGCTGGTCCCTCTCACAGTCACTGAGCAGAGCCTGGCCCAGCCCCTGCCGTCTCCTCGTCTATGGGCAGGTTTGGGCTGTCCTCTCCCTGCTTAGCCCTACTCAGACACCATCTCCCTTAAGAAGCTGTCCTGATTTCCTCCCCAGTCTCCCCAACACCTCTGTTTTGGCACACTCCAGTACAGTGGTGTTTTAAAGCCAAGTACAAATTTGAAGTCAGACAGACCTgactctctctttccctttttttttttttttggtaccaggaattggagccacatccccagccctttttaatattttactggagatagggtctcgctaagttgctgaggctgactttgaacttgcaatcctcctgcctcagcctcttgagccactggaattacaggcatgtgccaccgtgcctggctgtgCCCCAGTTTTCTAATCTGTGAGACGGGTGACAATGCTTAGCTCATGGGTGAAGGAAAGAGGTACTGAATGTAGAATCCCTGACACATAGTTGGGACTCAATAGATGAAGGTGATTGTGACTCAGTGCCTCCCACTTACCTCCATATACCCAAAGGAGCTTGGGAAGGGGGTGACTAAAGAGTCTGGGAGAGGGCTGCAGCCTGCAGCTAGAatgccccctccctctctcatCTTTGCCTTTCTCCCCCAGGTGTGGACAGCTCTGTCTTCGAGGCTCTACCCAAGGCATCTGAGCAGATGGAACTGCCTcgctgcaggcaggtgggggaccGTGGGAAGCCCTGCACCTGCCGCTATGGCCTGAGCCTGGCCTGGTACCCCTGCATGCTCAAGTACTGCCACAGCCGTGAGCGGCCCGCGCCCTACAAGTGTGGCATCCGAAGCTGCCAGAAGAACTATAACTTTGACTTCTATGTGCCCCAGAGGCAACTGTGTCTGTGGGATGAGGACCCCTAGCAGGGCTGCTCTGGGCCCTGCCACCAGAGGAGGTGGCCACCCTACCTAAGGCCTTAAGTTCCCTTCCCCCACTCTGGCCCTGAAGCCTTGGCCTGCCTTCCTCTTGCATGACTGTGAACGGGGTGGGACAGCAGGGTCATTCATGAAGGCAGCCCCCTCCCACCCTGTGCCTTCCTTGGGGGCAGGGAGAGACAAAGCTAGTTCTCCACACttgcccccttcccctcctcatcTCCCCTGAAGTGTTCACTTTCAAGCAACCAAAATGTGACAGCCTAGAATTCAGCTCTTCAAAGGTTTAGATCCTAAAAGGAGTCTCTGCCTATTAACCCATCTCCCCACTCATGACTAGAAGGAGCTGGCCTTGCCACACCTTCCTATTCCCCACCAATGAAAGGATCTGCACCTCCAAAGAGGTGCTCTTGGGGACCCATGTCACAGCCCCTATGCCAGATCCCATGCATTCTTCTTTCTCACAAGGCCAGGCCGGGTGTGGGGCTGAGCAGACGCCTACCACCCCTGACACTGACCACACGTGCCTTTCCCCAGACCTGGACTTTGCCCCTGGAGTGGGcaccccctcttcctccctctaaacagaaatatttttgtaaggTTCTGGAGCAGGGAGGGAGTATGAAGTACAAGGAAAACTTGAATTCCAGATTTTTAATACAAAGTATTTATCATTTGTaccataaataaaagttttaaatttttacttgacACACTAGACCCAGAgatcaaagagaaattttatccACTACTGCCACCTGGTGTCAGAAGTGTCCTCCTATATGATCAGTGACCCATTTGGGGACAGCACCTTCTAAAGTACCCACTGTGTGCTTTATCACTTGGG is drawn from Urocitellus parryii isolate mUroPar1 chromosome 4, mUroPar1.hap1, whole genome shotgun sequence and contains these coding sequences:
- the Oaf gene encoding out at first protein homolog — translated: MPSPGRRDVPTKLPAQLLLLLLPLLLLLGSPRDVGAGVGAPAELRVRVRLPDGQVTEESLQADSDADSISLELRKPDGTLVSFTADFKKDVKIFRALILGELEKGQSQFQALCFVTRLHHNEIIPSEAMAKLRQKNPRAVRQAEEMRGLEQLHMDIAVNFSQGGLLSPHLHNVCAEAADAIYTRQEDVRFWLEQGVDSSVFEALPKASEQMELPRCRQVGDRGKPCTCRYGLSLAWYPCMLKYCHSRERPAPYKCGIRSCQKNYNFDFYVPQRQLCLWDEDP